From Argopecten irradians isolate NY chromosome 2, Ai_NY, whole genome shotgun sequence, the proteins below share one genomic window:
- the LOC138314375 gene encoding NADH dehydrogenase [ubiquinone] 1 alpha subcomplex subunit 10, mitochondrial-like, with product MRILLWANRNIVPCLKRTVGPVNGLFKANVPAASLTSISDPEYASRKKRMKPYPYETSPLRYPQIFTDKTVNRLDENSKLIVIEGNMGVEKEEFGRKIAEEFGMKFIPDYREEEYFLASGTGFDIRETNEQVSDKAKYWDLEMLYSAKNPKDARHFLRTQIALYKGKFERYREAVDHIWNTGQGVVMIRSVFSDLAFAKALRKSGVFTAKGFQHYARIYYKTQVELISPHLFIYLDAPTQYCMEQIKKRGRPWEVNSAVLTEKYLGDIEHVYQTDILPQFKDMSEIKTYDMTSPLDYELIFEDLNDTSLDGPKMNEENKFIEWEPPTGIDMSIIRYQYGKRYKWHWDRLFEELTTPSDIDELNYDSNELEEMETIIMQHPGNKYKHYYDPKTGTY from the exons ATGCGGATCCTCCTTTGGGCAAACAGGAACATAGTTCCTTGTTTGAAGCGTACGGTAGGTCCCGTCAATGGCTTATTCAAGGCGAATGTACCGGCGGCTAGTCTAACATCCATCTCGGACCCAGAATACGCTAGTCGGAAAAAACGAATGAAACCGTATCCATATGAAACATCGCCTTTACGATATCCTCAGATTTTCACAGACAAAACAGTCAATAGATTAGATGAAAACTCAAAGCTCATAGTTATAGAAGGAAATATGGGAGTGGAAAAGGAAGAATTTGGAAGAAAAATTGCTGAGGAATTCGGGATGAAATTCATCCCCGATTACAGAGAAGAGGAGTATTTTCTTGCTAGTGGTACTGGGTTTGACATTAGAGAAACAAATGAGCAAGTTTCAGATAAAGCCAAATACTGGGATTTGGAAATGCTATACAGTGCCAAGAATCCAAAGGATGCTCGACATTTTCTTAGAACACAAATAGCACTGTACAAGGGAAAATTTGAACGTTACAGAGAAGCCGTGGACCACATATGGAATACAG GCCAAGGCGTTGTGATGATCCGCAGTGTCTTTAGTGACCTTGCTTTTGCAAAAGCTCTAAGGAAAAGTGGAGTATTCACAGCTAAAG GCTTCCAACATTATGCACGTATATATTACAAGACACAGGTAGAATTGATCAGTCCCCATCTCTTCATTTACCTGGATGCTCCTACTCAGTACTGTATGGAACAAATCAAGAAAAGAGGAAGa CCATGGGAAGTGAACAGTGCTGTTCTGACAGAGAAATATCTTGGTGACATAGAGCATGTCTACCAGACAGACATCCTCCCTCAGTTCAA GGATATGTCCGAGATAAAAACCTACGACATGACAAGTCCACTAGATTATGAGTTG atCTTTGAAGATCTGAATGACACGAGTTTGGACGGACCGAAGATGAATGAGGAAAATAAATTCATCGAATGGGAACCTCCAACAGGCATTGACATGAGTATCATCAGATACCA GTATGGAAAGAGATACAAGTGGCACTGGGACAGACTGTTTGAGGAACTCACCACTCCCTCTGATATAGACGAATTAAATTATGATTCCAACGAGTTGGAGGAAATGGAAACTATCATTATGCAG CACCCAGGAAATAAGTACAAGCACTACTATGATCCAAAAACAGGAACTTACTGA